One Rosa chinensis cultivar Old Blush chromosome 3, RchiOBHm-V2, whole genome shotgun sequence DNA window includes the following coding sequences:
- the LOC112192960 gene encoding protein SHORT ROOT IN SALT MEDIUM 1-like has product MTISGPWNSTDGGDPSVDDSSLIQTAIRYGKDVAKLDLQNCKNWNHFLKIHYDRIGKDGFFSHKEIIVIFVPDLSVSFFIGYWMSLLAALPSTLCCSGVILSLTDLILYSSYRVKCKRYM; this is encoded by the exons ATGACAATTAGTGGTCCATGGAATTCCACTGATGGTGGTGATCCATCAGTTGATGATAGCTCTTTAATTCAAACTGCAATAAG ATATGGAAAGGATGTTGCGAAACTTGATCTGCAGAACTGCAAGAATTGGAATCATTTTCTTAAG ATACACTACGATAGGATTGGGAAAGATGGATTCTTTAGCCATAAAGAGATTATTGTCATATTCGTCCCAGATTTGTCTGTGTCTTTCTTCATTGGATACTG GATGAGCTTGTTGGCAGCTTTACCTTCAACCCTTTGCTGCAGTGGTGTGATACTAAGTCTTACAGATTTGATTTTGTACTCATCTTATCGAGTTAAGTGTAAGAGATATATGTAG